AAGGCTGTGCACATAACTTCCCCCTCAAACCCTGTTGGAAACATTTATTCATATGACGCTCTGAAACAGCTTGCTGAATTCTGTGATGAGGAAGGAATTTATTTCATATCAGATGAAATATACCACGGTCTTGTTTATGATGGAAGGGAACACACAGCTTTAGAATTTTCAGATAAGGCAGTAGTGATAAACGGTTTTTCAAAATATTTCTGCATGCCGGGATTTAGACTTGGCTGGATAATTCTTCCTGAAGACCTCATCAGAAAAGCTGAGATAGTTATGCAGAATATTTTTATATCTCCACCAACGATCAGCCAGTATGCGGCTCTTGGAGCCTTTGATTATGAACACCTTGAGAAAAACAGAAAACTCTTTAAAGAAAGAAGGGATTTTCTTTATAGTCATCTTAAAGAGTTATTTGATATAGATGCAAAACCTGAAGGTGCTTTTTATATATGGGTAAACATTGAAAAATATTCTGACAATTCTTTTGAGTTTTCAAAAAAACTCCTTGAAGATATACATGTTGCCGTAACGCCGGGAGTAGATTTTGGAAAAAACAATACAGACAAATACATAAGGTTCGCATACACAAAAGATATAAAACATATGGAAGAAGGTATCAAAAGGCTCAAAAACTACTTGGGTCGTTAAAAACATACCTTACATGTTTTGTCTAAATGTGCCTGTATCTCTTCAGGGAACTTCCTGAGAGCATCTGCAACAGCATTTGGGGCAGAGAAACCAAGACCGCATATTGAGTTTGCTGGTATATTTTGGGACAAATGTTTTAAATACTGGATATCCTTTTCTGTTGCTTTGCCTTCCTTCAGCTTTTTTAAGATAATGTGTTGTTCGTAAGTTCCTATACGGCACGGTGTGCATTTTCCACAGCTTTCGTGATGAAAAAAATTAGTTATTACAGTAAGGGCATCAACAATACAGTCGTCTTCATCAAGGACAATCGTTGTTCCTGTCCCACCAAAACCTTTAGGTGAATAATCCATCGGCATGTCAAGTTCGTCTGCCCTGTAAATTCCAAGGGCACCGGCAAACACAGCCTTTACCTTTTTACCATTTTTAACTCCACCTGCCATCTCAATAAGCTCAGCAAGTGTTATATCCATTGTTGCCTCATAAACTCCCGGTTTTTCAACCTTTCCGCTTACTGGAAATAGCTTTGGACCGTAAAACCCTGAAGGTCCTATATTCATAAAATATGCCTCATAAGTTACTATAATCGGAATGTTAGAAAGTGTCTCAACATTGTTAACAACAGTAGGTCTTCCATACAGTCCAGCCTGTGCTGGATAAGGAGGTCTGAGCCTTGGGTGGCCTCTTTTTCCTTCCAGACTTTCAAGAAGTGCTGTTTCCTCACCACATATGTATGCTCCAGCTCCCCTGTAAACCTTAATATCAAAGGAGAAATCTGTTCCCAGTATTTTTTTACCAAGATATCCCCTTTCTTTTGCCTCCTGAATAGCGTTTTCAAGTATCATATAACCTGCTGGATACTCTCCCCTTATGTATATATACCCTTCTTCTGCTCCAAGTGCATAACCTGCTATTATCATACCTTCAAGGAGAAGATGTGGATCCCTTTCAATTATTATCCTGTCCTTAAATGTTCCCGGTTCTGATTCGTCAGCATTACAGACCAGATATCTTGGAGGAGGGTTCATAAGGGCAAATCTCCACTTTCTTCCTGTTGGAAAACCTGCCCCTCCTCTTCCTCTTAATGTGCTTTCCTCAACAAGAACAACAATATCTTCAGGTGTTAATTTTTTCAGGGCTTTTTTTAATGCAGAATATCCACCTGTAGTTTCATACTCCTCTATATCAACTGTTCTGTTTTCTTTTGCTCTTCTGAGAAGGAGGTTAAGATTACTTTCAACATGTATCTCAGGAAGATTTGGGATTTTATCTCTAATGCTCATCACTCATACCTGCTGAGGATTTTTTCTAAATCTTCTTCTGTTTTTATCTTACTTCCATCATAAAGATCATCATTTATTAAAAATGCAGGAGCTATTCCACAGCTTCCTATACACTCAACAAGCTCTATATACCATTTCTTATCTGTGCTGTTTTTTCCAACATCAGCCCCTGTTTTTTTCTTTATCATATCAAGTAAGTTTTTGTATCCAGATAGATGACAGGGAAGATTTCTACATATTCTAATGTGGTTTTTTGCATTTTTCTTGTGTCTGAACATATCATAAAAGGATATAATCCCCTCAATGTCAGCAAGGGGAACAGAAAGATAGTCTGACAGTTCCTCAACAGCCCCTTCAGGTATGTCCCTGTAAAAACTTTGTATCTCATGAAGGGCAGGAATAATAGCCTGTTCTTTCATGGGAAATCTATCCCTATAAAACTGTATTTTTTTTATCAGCTCAGGGGTAAGAAATCTATAACTCATCTCCTCTCCTGTCAGGAAACATAAGCCCCGTTTGATATATCTCCATCAACAGTTAAAAGCCTTAACCTATTATCATCTTTTGCGGCAAGGATCATACCTTTAGATTCTATACCGAATATCTTTCTTGGTTTTAGATTTGTAAAAACGACAATCTTTTTTCCCACAAGCTCCTCAGGTTTATAATACTGGGCTATTCCTGAAACTATCGTTCTTTTTTCATCTCCCAGATCAACTGTTAGTTTCAGCAGTTTCTCAGCCTTCGGAACCTTCTCTGCCTCCAGAACCTGCCCTATCCTGAATTTTAGCTTTGAAAACTCATCTATGGTTACAATCCCTTCCTCTTCTTTTGTCAACTCTTTTTCCTCCTTTTTTAGCTCAACTCTTGGAAACAGAGGTTTTATCTTTTTCTTAACCTTTGTTTCTTCAGGAAAACTGAAAGGCTGAGGTGTTTCCGGTAGTTTTTCTAAGCCTAAGTATTCTAATGCTGTTTTCATCTTTTCAGGCATAAAAGGGCTTAATAGATAAACAATAAGAAGAAGTCCATCAGCAACTGTATAAAGCACAGTATCAAGATAAGAAGATCCTTCTTTGTTTAATCTCCAAGGCTCTGTTTTGACTATGTATTTATTCATAAAATCTATAAACTCCCACACAACCTCAAGGGCTTTGTTAAACTCAAGCAGGTAGATATGCTTATCAAAGTTTTCAATCACATAGTAGTAAAGCTCTTTATACTCCTTTTCAAGATCTGTATGATCTTTTCCACATTTGACAATACCTTTATTAAACTTGTTTATCATTGAAAGAGATCTTGAGAAAAGATTTCCAAGATCATTTGCAAGGTCAGAGTTAATCCTTCCTACAACAGCTTTTTTAGAAAAATCCCCATCAAGCCCGAAAGGAACTTCCCTCAACAAAAAATATCTCAGCTGATCAACACCGTATTCTTCTGCTGCCTTAAACGGATCAACAACATTTCCCAATGTTTTTGACATTTTATGTCCTTCAACAGTCCACCACCCATGTGCAAAAACCTTTTCAGGCACTCCAATCCCTGCACTCATCAGGAAAGCAGGCCAGTAAACTGCATGAAACCTTAGTATATCTTTGCCAACTATGTGAACATCTGCAGGCCAGAAGGTCTTAAAAAGCTCAGAGCTGGTGTCTGGATATCCAAGAGCAGATATGTAGTTTGTAAGTGCATCAAACCATACATAAATTGTGTGATCAGGATCAAAAGGAACGGGAATTCCCCACTTTACCCTGTTTTTTGGTCTTGAAACTGATAAATCCTTCAGCCCCTGTTTTACAAAAGACATAACCTCATTTCTCCTGTAGTCAGGCTGTATAAAATCAGGATTTTCTTCGTATAGCTGAAGGAGTTTTTCCTGATATTTTGAAAGTCTGAAAAAGTAGCTTTTTTCTTTTACCTTTTCACAGGGTTTTTGGTGTATTGGACATTTATATCCGTATTCTTTTATTTCTGTTTCAGTTTTGAACTCTTCACAACCTACACAGTACCAGCTTTCATACTCTGAAAGATATATATCTCCATTTTCATAACATTTTTGGAATATATGCTGAACAGCCTTAATATGATCTGGATCTGTAGTTCTAATAAACCTGTCATAAGACACATTTAGAACTTCCCAAAGCTGTTTAAATTTTATATGGGTTTTATCTGCAAGTTCTTTTGGTGTTACACCTTTTTCTTCTGCTGACTTTTGTATTTTAAGACCATGCTCATCTGTCCCTGTCAAAAAAAATGTTTTAATCCCTTTTTGCCTGCTGTATCTTGCAAGAACATCAGCCGCAACTGTTGTGTAAGCATGCCCAAGATGTGGAACATCATTCACATAGTATATAGGGGTTGTAACATAAAACTTCTTTCTTTCCATTTATTACCTCATCATTTATTTAATACTAAATAATTATATACAAAGAAACTATTTTTAGAGCTTTAAATTTTGCCGAAAATGAAT
This portion of the Persephonella sp. genome encodes:
- a CDS encoding pyridoxal phosphate-dependent aminotransferase — protein: MDRTANIKPFIVMDIVKKASSIKDAVHFEIGEPDLQPPPSVWELSEKAVKDRLNHYTESLGLISLREKIAEFYHKKYGVDISPSRIALTVGTSGGFLVAYSILLNSGDKIALPDPSYPCYKNFAYLLDINPVFIPAGKETGYQLKSEQLSKYPDIKAVHITSPSNPVGNIYSYDALKQLAEFCDEEGIYFISDEIYHGLVYDGREHTALEFSDKAVVINGFSKYFCMPGFRLGWIILPEDLIRKAEIVMQNIFISPPTISQYAALGAFDYEHLEKNRKLFKERRDFLYSHLKELFDIDAKPEGAFYIWVNIEKYSDNSFEFSKKLLEDIHVAVTPGVDFGKNNTDKYIRFAYTKDIKHMEEGIKRLKNYLGR
- the nuoF gene encoding NADH-quinone oxidoreductase subunit NuoF — its product is MSIRDKIPNLPEIHVESNLNLLLRRAKENRTVDIEEYETTGGYSALKKALKKLTPEDIVVLVEESTLRGRGGAGFPTGRKWRFALMNPPPRYLVCNADESEPGTFKDRIIIERDPHLLLEGMIIAGYALGAEEGYIYIRGEYPAGYMILENAIQEAKERGYLGKKILGTDFSFDIKVYRGAGAYICGEETALLESLEGKRGHPRLRPPYPAQAGLYGRPTVVNNVETLSNIPIIVTYEAYFMNIGPSGFYGPKLFPVSGKVEKPGVYEATMDITLAELIEMAGGVKNGKKVKAVFAGALGIYRADELDMPMDYSPKGFGGTGTTIVLDEDDCIVDALTVITNFFHHESCGKCTPCRIGTYEQHIILKKLKEGKATEKDIQYLKHLSQNIPANSICGLGFSAPNAVADALRKFPEEIQAHLDKTCKVCF
- a CDS encoding NAD(P)H-dependent oxidoreductase subunit E translates to MSYRFLTPELIKKIQFYRDRFPMKEQAIIPALHEIQSFYRDIPEGAVEELSDYLSVPLADIEGIISFYDMFRHKKNAKNHIRICRNLPCHLSGYKNLLDMIKKKTGADVGKNSTDKKWYIELVECIGSCGIAPAFLINDDLYDGSKIKTEEDLEKILSRYE
- the metG gene encoding methionine--tRNA ligase, which codes for MERKKFYVTTPIYYVNDVPHLGHAYTTVAADVLARYSRQKGIKTFFLTGTDEHGLKIQKSAEEKGVTPKELADKTHIKFKQLWEVLNVSYDRFIRTTDPDHIKAVQHIFQKCYENGDIYLSEYESWYCVGCEEFKTETEIKEYGYKCPIHQKPCEKVKEKSYFFRLSKYQEKLLQLYEENPDFIQPDYRRNEVMSFVKQGLKDLSVSRPKNRVKWGIPVPFDPDHTIYVWFDALTNYISALGYPDTSSELFKTFWPADVHIVGKDILRFHAVYWPAFLMSAGIGVPEKVFAHGWWTVEGHKMSKTLGNVVDPFKAAEEYGVDQLRYFLLREVPFGLDGDFSKKAVVGRINSDLANDLGNLFSRSLSMINKFNKGIVKCGKDHTDLEKEYKELYYYVIENFDKHIYLLEFNKALEVVWEFIDFMNKYIVKTEPWRLNKEGSSYLDTVLYTVADGLLLIVYLLSPFMPEKMKTALEYLGLEKLPETPQPFSFPEETKVKKKIKPLFPRVELKKEEKELTKEEEGIVTIDEFSKLKFRIGQVLEAEKVPKAEKLLKLTVDLGDEKRTIVSGIAQYYKPEELVGKKIVVFTNLKPRKIFGIESKGMILAAKDDNRLRLLTVDGDISNGAYVS